A region from the Panicum hallii strain FIL2 chromosome 1, PHallii_v3.1, whole genome shotgun sequence genome encodes:
- the LOC112874810 gene encoding UV-stimulated scaffold protein A homolog isoform X1 — protein sequence MPRPTVSSSFAGRHTASAAASAEPELGSNPSSSFAAAADSSMASLIERATSTTAPAVDPALLRAIKSSARASDGAIRDAFRLLLSLMSKPHSHVRLLAFSIADELFMRSKLFRSLLADALDGFLPLAVGFRRAHPLPPPTASAALLRKAAVQALERWHHLFGAHYRQLRLAVEYLKVSARVQFPVLRATVEARAAREARTQEILAAKVEQLRGNLASIKDEIRSTMDEIRNGLEIIRADYEKFEGYGNDDDAEEEIASLSMRSIRMASLMAGEWVLETQENEAVFDALREAYRLLVSKHLVTVKEWISVLIRVDLPDNRFRDSALKEFIDIKNEIRAVRDRCTELGLNLDNVSRRKGDQEEEDDEFWVEGNIEAPSPARVQSSVDAASTSRDTGKGKRVVGGEKSDIGKSPVAANGTRNLDPEKSKLFAEAPVVPWSSVLDRWGSSGDAHVNQRGLELDSHWGRVDNDAVIPAAKIAELNVHSSVYREAPVEILPCHAPLKKGGLCQRRDLKVCPFHGSIVPRDAEGNPIEQHGGSSGAEVDPVEHCDTTGNSNELNGNSDGDYVEEASSSRMTDLSNDDYGSTVGTHDLGKITVEQLVRQAIKNVRKRDMDHKALERAQRQRIRQHNEDVLREAAIASTSHSAAAYEQPPEARGRGRRGKTKAPTLASMLKKKITTKDRIAERLLNTRATDATIREASHIEDMSYREAFPNQW from the exons ATGCCGCGCCCGACGGTCTCCTCCtccttcgccggccgccacacggcgtcggcggcggcgtccgccGAACCAGAGCTGGGCTCGAACCCCTCCTCTTccttcgcggcggcggcggattccTCCATGGCGTCGCTCATCGAGCGCGCCACCTCCACCACCGCGCCCGCCGTCGACcccgccctcctccgcgccaTCAAGTCCTCGGCCCGCGCATCCGACGGTGCCATCCGCGATGCGTTCCGCCTCCTGCTCTCCCTCATGTCGAAGCCCCACTCCCAC GTGCGGCTCCTTGCCTTCAGCATCGCCGACGAGCTCTTCATGCGCTCCAAGCTGTTCCGCTCCCTCCTCGCCGACGCGCTCGATGGCTTCCTCCCGCTCGCGGTCGGGTTCCGCCGGGCGCACCCGCTCCCGCCACCGACCGCCTCGGCGGCGCTGCTCCGGAAGGCCGCCGTCCAGGCGCTCGAGCGCTGGCACCACCTCTTCGGCGCGCACTACCGCCAGCTCCGCCTGGCCGTCGAGTACCTCAAGGTGTCCGCCCGCGTCCAGTTCCCTGTCCTACGGGCCACCGTGGAGGCTCGAGCGGCCCGCGAGGCGCGCACGCAGGAGATCCTGGCCGCCAAGGTTGAGCAACTGCGCGGAAACCTCGCGTCAATCAAAGATGAAATCCGGTCGACGATGGATGAGATTCGCAACGGGTTGGAGATCATCCGTGCTGATTATGAAAAATTTGAGGGCTATGGGAATGATGATGATGCAGAGGAGGAGATTGCATCCCTGTCGATGCGCAGTATTAGGATGGCTTCATTGATGGCCGGAGAGTGGGTGCTGGAGACTCAGGAGAATGAGGCAGTTTTTGATGCACTGAGGGAAGCTTACCGACTGCTTGTGTCGAAGCATCTGGTCACTGTTAAGGAATGGATATCTGTGCTTATAAGGGTCGATCTTCCAGATAACAGGTTCAGAGATTCTGCATTGAAGGAGTTCATTGATATTAAGAATGAGATACGAGCAGTGAGAGATCGGTGCACTGAGCTTGGCCTTAACCTTGATAATGTCAGTAGGCGCAAGGGTGACCAAGAGGAAGAGGATGATGAGTTTTGGGTGGAGGGAAACATAGAGGCCCCTAGTCCTGCCAGAGTCCAGAGCAGTGTAGATGCTGCAAGCACCAGCAGGGACACCGGAAAGGGAAAGAGGGTGGTGGGTGGAGAGAAATCTGATATTGGCAAGTCACCAGTTGCCGCTAATGGAACTAGAAATCTCGACCCAGAGAAATCAAAGCTCTTTGCTGAAGCCCCTGTGGTGCCATGGAGCTCTGTCTTGGACCGTTGGGGCTCCAGCGGGGATGCACATGTAAACCAGAGGGGGCTTGAGCTCGACAGTCATTGGGGAAGGGTGGATAATGATGCTGTTATACCTGCAGCAAAGATTGCAGAGTTGAATGTTCATAGCTCAGTTTATAGAGAAGCTCCAGTTGAGATCCTACCATGTCATGCCCCTCTAAAGAAAGGAGGACTTTGCCAGAGAAGGGATCTTAAGGTATGTCCTTTTCATGGGTCGATTGTCCCACGTGATGCTGAAGGAAATCCAATTGAGCAGCACGGTGGTAGTTCTGGTGCCGAAGTAGATCCTGTTGAGCACTGTGACACAACAGGAAATTCAAATGAGCTGAACGGAAACAGTGATGGTGATTATGTGGAGGAGGCCTCTTCTTCAAGAATGACAGATTTAAGTAATGATGACTATGGCAGTACTGTTGGAACTCATGATCTTGGTAAAATTACTGTAGAGCAGTTGGTGAGACAGGCAATTAAAAATGTCCGGAAAAGAGATATGGACCATAAGGCACTGGAAAGAGCACAACGTCAAAGAATCCGTCAGCACAATGAAGACGTTCTGCGGGAGGCAGCTATCGCTTCAACTTCCCACTCTGCAGCAGCCTATGAGCAGCCTCCAGAAGCACGGGGTCGAGGCCGCCGAGGTAAAACAAAGGCACCAACGCTGGCATCAATGCTGAAGAAGAAAATTACCACCAAGGATAGAATTGCAGAGAGGCTTCTGAACACTCGAGCCACGGATGCGACAATAAGAGAGGCTTCTCATATTGAAGATATGAGCTACAGGGAAGCATTTCCAAACCAGTGGTAG
- the LOC112874810 gene encoding UV-stimulated scaffold protein A homolog isoform X2, with protein sequence MRSASCSPSCRSPTPTCVRLLAFSIADELFMRSKLFRSLLADALDGFLPLAVGFRRAHPLPPPTASAALLRKAAVQALERWHHLFGAHYRQLRLAVEYLKVSARVQFPVLRATVEARAAREARTQEILAAKVEQLRGNLASIKDEIRSTMDEIRNGLEIIRADYEKFEGYGNDDDAEEEIASLSMRSIRMASLMAGEWVLETQENEAVFDALREAYRLLVSKHLVTVKEWISVLIRVDLPDNRFRDSALKEFIDIKNEIRAVRDRCTELGLNLDNVSRRKGDQEEEDDEFWVEGNIEAPSPARVQSSVDAASTSRDTGKGKRVVGGEKSDIGKSPVAANGTRNLDPEKSKLFAEAPVVPWSSVLDRWGSSGDAHVNQRGLELDSHWGRVDNDAVIPAAKIAELNVHSSVYREAPVEILPCHAPLKKGGLCQRRDLKVCPFHGSIVPRDAEGNPIEQHGGSSGAEVDPVEHCDTTGNSNELNGNSDGDYVEEASSSRMTDLSNDDYGSTVGTHDLGKITVEQLVRQAIKNVRKRDMDHKALERAQRQRIRQHNEDVLREAAIASTSHSAAAYEQPPEARGRGRRGKTKAPTLASMLKKKITTKDRIAERLLNTRATDATIREASHIEDMSYREAFPNQW encoded by the exons ATGCGTTCCGCCTCCTGCTCTCCCTCATGTCGAAGCCCCACTCCCACGTGC GTGCGGCTCCTTGCCTTCAGCATCGCCGACGAGCTCTTCATGCGCTCCAAGCTGTTCCGCTCCCTCCTCGCCGACGCGCTCGATGGCTTCCTCCCGCTCGCGGTCGGGTTCCGCCGGGCGCACCCGCTCCCGCCACCGACCGCCTCGGCGGCGCTGCTCCGGAAGGCCGCCGTCCAGGCGCTCGAGCGCTGGCACCACCTCTTCGGCGCGCACTACCGCCAGCTCCGCCTGGCCGTCGAGTACCTCAAGGTGTCCGCCCGCGTCCAGTTCCCTGTCCTACGGGCCACCGTGGAGGCTCGAGCGGCCCGCGAGGCGCGCACGCAGGAGATCCTGGCCGCCAAGGTTGAGCAACTGCGCGGAAACCTCGCGTCAATCAAAGATGAAATCCGGTCGACGATGGATGAGATTCGCAACGGGTTGGAGATCATCCGTGCTGATTATGAAAAATTTGAGGGCTATGGGAATGATGATGATGCAGAGGAGGAGATTGCATCCCTGTCGATGCGCAGTATTAGGATGGCTTCATTGATGGCCGGAGAGTGGGTGCTGGAGACTCAGGAGAATGAGGCAGTTTTTGATGCACTGAGGGAAGCTTACCGACTGCTTGTGTCGAAGCATCTGGTCACTGTTAAGGAATGGATATCTGTGCTTATAAGGGTCGATCTTCCAGATAACAGGTTCAGAGATTCTGCATTGAAGGAGTTCATTGATATTAAGAATGAGATACGAGCAGTGAGAGATCGGTGCACTGAGCTTGGCCTTAACCTTGATAATGTCAGTAGGCGCAAGGGTGACCAAGAGGAAGAGGATGATGAGTTTTGGGTGGAGGGAAACATAGAGGCCCCTAGTCCTGCCAGAGTCCAGAGCAGTGTAGATGCTGCAAGCACCAGCAGGGACACCGGAAAGGGAAAGAGGGTGGTGGGTGGAGAGAAATCTGATATTGGCAAGTCACCAGTTGCCGCTAATGGAACTAGAAATCTCGACCCAGAGAAATCAAAGCTCTTTGCTGAAGCCCCTGTGGTGCCATGGAGCTCTGTCTTGGACCGTTGGGGCTCCAGCGGGGATGCACATGTAAACCAGAGGGGGCTTGAGCTCGACAGTCATTGGGGAAGGGTGGATAATGATGCTGTTATACCTGCAGCAAAGATTGCAGAGTTGAATGTTCATAGCTCAGTTTATAGAGAAGCTCCAGTTGAGATCCTACCATGTCATGCCCCTCTAAAGAAAGGAGGACTTTGCCAGAGAAGGGATCTTAAGGTATGTCCTTTTCATGGGTCGATTGTCCCACGTGATGCTGAAGGAAATCCAATTGAGCAGCACGGTGGTAGTTCTGGTGCCGAAGTAGATCCTGTTGAGCACTGTGACACAACAGGAAATTCAAATGAGCTGAACGGAAACAGTGATGGTGATTATGTGGAGGAGGCCTCTTCTTCAAGAATGACAGATTTAAGTAATGATGACTATGGCAGTACTGTTGGAACTCATGATCTTGGTAAAATTACTGTAGAGCAGTTGGTGAGACAGGCAATTAAAAATGTCCGGAAAAGAGATATGGACCATAAGGCACTGGAAAGAGCACAACGTCAAAGAATCCGTCAGCACAATGAAGACGTTCTGCGGGAGGCAGCTATCGCTTCAACTTCCCACTCTGCAGCAGCCTATGAGCAGCCTCCAGAAGCACGGGGTCGAGGCCGCCGAGGTAAAACAAAGGCACCAACGCTGGCATCAATGCTGAAGAAGAAAATTACCACCAAGGATAGAATTGCAGAGAGGCTTCTGAACACTCGAGCCACGGATGCGACAATAAGAGAGGCTTCTCATATTGAAGATATGAGCTACAGGGAAGCATTTCCAAACCAGTGGTAG